One window of Salvelinus fontinalis isolate EN_2023a chromosome 19, ASM2944872v1, whole genome shotgun sequence genomic DNA carries:
- the si:dkey-4e7.3 gene encoding nucleoside hydrolase isoform X1: MTAARLSRLNVEGALECVHLYCRHTRRLAESRFPVACDGHLLARPRGVAACPHRHSPVLFYSTTGSSMSSKKLLVDVDCGVDDAQAIMMALATPYVEVLGITCVHGNTNLENVCKNTLRVLQACNRLEIPVFRGAAKPILGNVISAGNFHGQDGLGDAPDPNAPGLDMLQMEGAVSALIRIVNENPGEVSLVATAPLTNLALAVRMEPSFPSKLKGLYIMGGNTESRGNTTVCAEFNFAADPEAAYIVLNDFLCPTYIASWEFTCLSKLPWSWCDDWLAQESEKARFMAQIFRHSMEESYSERSQAEMIDGMGFVSCDSYAMAAAIDNTFVTESDHMAVSVELTGTHTRGMMILDTLGMLKKTHKAFVMKKVNMVRFEQMMMDALK; encoded by the exons ATGACGGCGGCAAGATTATCGAGATTAAATGTTGAAGGAGCATTGGAGTGTGTTCATCTTTACTGTAGACATACACGGAGATTAGCGGAAAGCAG GTTCCCAGTTGCATGTGACGGACACCTGTTAGCCAGGCCAAGAGGAGTAGCAGCCTGTCCACACCGACACAGCCCAGTCCTATTCTATTCAACTACAG GCTCCAGTATGAGTAGTAAGAAGCTGCTGGTGGATGTGGACTGTGGGGTGGATGATGCTCAGGCTATCATGATGGCACTGGCCACCCCTTATGTAGAGGTCCTGGGCATCACCTGTGTCCATGGTAACACCAATTTGGAGAACGTGTGCAAGAACACGCTGCGGGTGCTTCAAGCCTGCAACAGACTGGAG ATCCCAGTATTCCGTGGTGCTGCCAAGCCTATCCTGGGGAATGTGATCAGTGCGGGAAACTTCCATGGTCAGGACGGGTTGGGGGATGCTCCAGACCCAAACGCTCCGGGGCTGGACATGCTGCAGATGGAAGGAGCGGTATCTGCACTGATCCGGATAGTCAACGAAAACCCTGGAGAG GTATCTCTGGTGGCCACGGCTCCCCTCACCAACCTAGCTCTGGCTGTAAGAATGGAGCCATCCTTCCCCAGCAAACTTAAAGGCCTTTACATCATGGGAGGCAACACAGAGT CCAGAGGAAACACCACAGTGTGTGCAGAGTTTAACTTCGCTGCCGACCCGGAAGCAGCTTACATCGTACTGAATGACTTCCTGTGTCCCACTTACATAGCCAGCTGGGAGTTCACCTGCCTCAGCAAGCTGCCCTGG TCGTGGTGTGATGACTGGCTGGCCCAGGAGTCAGAGAAGGCTCGCTTCATGGCCCAGATCTTCCGCCACAGTATGGAGGAGTCGTACAGTGAGCGCTCCCAGGCGGAGATGATTGACGGCATGGGCTTTGTGTCATGTGACTCCTACGCCATGGCGGCAGCTATCGACAACACCTTTGTCACAGAGAGCGACCACATGGCGGTGAGCGTGGAGCTGACGGGCACACACACGCGTGGCATGATGATCCTGGACACACTGGGCATGCTGAAGAAGACTCACAAGGCCTTCGTCATGAAGAAGGTGAACATGGTGAGGTTTGAGCAGATGATGATGGACGCTCTGAAGTAA
- the si:dkey-4e7.3 gene encoding nucleoside hydrolase isoform X2, with amino-acid sequence MSSKKLLVDVDCGVDDAQAIMMALATPYVEVLGITCVHGNTNLENVCKNTLRVLQACNRLEIPVFRGAAKPILGNVISAGNFHGQDGLGDAPDPNAPGLDMLQMEGAVSALIRIVNENPGEVSLVATAPLTNLALAVRMEPSFPSKLKGLYIMGGNTESRGNTTVCAEFNFAADPEAAYIVLNDFLCPTYIASWEFTCLSKLPWSWCDDWLAQESEKARFMAQIFRHSMEESYSERSQAEMIDGMGFVSCDSYAMAAAIDNTFVTESDHMAVSVELTGTHTRGMMILDTLGMLKKTHKAFVMKKVNMVRFEQMMMDALK; translated from the exons ATGAGTAGTAAGAAGCTGCTGGTGGATGTGGACTGTGGGGTGGATGATGCTCAGGCTATCATGATGGCACTGGCCACCCCTTATGTAGAGGTCCTGGGCATCACCTGTGTCCATGGTAACACCAATTTGGAGAACGTGTGCAAGAACACGCTGCGGGTGCTTCAAGCCTGCAACAGACTGGAG ATCCCAGTATTCCGTGGTGCTGCCAAGCCTATCCTGGGGAATGTGATCAGTGCGGGAAACTTCCATGGTCAGGACGGGTTGGGGGATGCTCCAGACCCAAACGCTCCGGGGCTGGACATGCTGCAGATGGAAGGAGCGGTATCTGCACTGATCCGGATAGTCAACGAAAACCCTGGAGAG GTATCTCTGGTGGCCACGGCTCCCCTCACCAACCTAGCTCTGGCTGTAAGAATGGAGCCATCCTTCCCCAGCAAACTTAAAGGCCTTTACATCATGGGAGGCAACACAGAGT CCAGAGGAAACACCACAGTGTGTGCAGAGTTTAACTTCGCTGCCGACCCGGAAGCAGCTTACATCGTACTGAATGACTTCCTGTGTCCCACTTACATAGCCAGCTGGGAGTTCACCTGCCTCAGCAAGCTGCCCTGG TCGTGGTGTGATGACTGGCTGGCCCAGGAGTCAGAGAAGGCTCGCTTCATGGCCCAGATCTTCCGCCACAGTATGGAGGAGTCGTACAGTGAGCGCTCCCAGGCGGAGATGATTGACGGCATGGGCTTTGTGTCATGTGACTCCTACGCCATGGCGGCAGCTATCGACAACACCTTTGTCACAGAGAGCGACCACATGGCGGTGAGCGTGGAGCTGACGGGCACACACACGCGTGGCATGATGATCCTGGACACACTGGGCATGCTGAAGAAGACTCACAAGGCCTTCGTCATGAAGAAGGTGAACATGGTGAGGTTTGAGCAGATGATGATGGACGCTCTGAAGTAA